The following nucleotide sequence is from Ferruginibacter lapsinanis.
CTTTGGCATCAACAGGGAAATAACCATCAGTTATATAGAATCCTTTTACATTATTCAATGTATATATAGGGCTTTCAGGTGTGATTATCTTCACCGATTTCAAATTAAGCTGAGTCGCATCTGAAGCCTCAAATCCTTTCTTAGCACTAATAACAACATTATCAAACATCAGTTTAGTAATGGGCATTTCAGGCAACCCTGTAATGCTTACAGCTATTTCTGCTCCATTACAATATATATTGCTCAGATGAAAATCACTGAACATAGGTGTTTTATCTCTTATAGTACGTATTGTATCTTTTACTGTTCCTGCAGGAACATCTTCATAATAAGTATCAAAAGAAATGGCTTCGTGTAAGATATCTTTCATGTAAATATTGCAGATATAAATATCCTTTACAACACCACCTCTGCCAGCATTACTTTTAACACGTATACCAATATCTGTTCCAATAAAATTACAATCCGTTACAAAAATATTTCTCATGCCGCCATCTGTATTGCTACCAATAACAAAACCACCATGACCATTATATACATTACAACCGGCAATTAAAATATTCTGCAAATTAAATGCATCACTCAAGTCGCTTTTACCTCTACTACTTTTCATACAGATCGCATCATCTCCTGCACTCACATTACAATCATATACCACTACATTTTCACAGGCACTGATATCTATTGCATCACCATTTTGGGCCCACCACTCATTATAGAAATTAGCATGCTGAATCGTAAGGTTTATACATTTACTTGGATAAAATAAAAACTTAGGAGAATTTCTGATGGTTACGCCTTCTACCAATATATTTTCGCAATTAACCAAAAACAACAGATGAGGTCTCAGGTAATCTCTTGCAGGTAAATAATCAGCGGCAAGCGGCTTAGCTGTTTTTAGCTTTAATTGTTTTACAAAATCTTCCCCCTCCATTGCCTCTTTACTTGGCCACCATAATCCGCCATCTTTACTCAGAACACCACCGGATGCTAATAACCCTTTCCATTGGGCTTCGGTTGTCTTGCCTTTTTTTACTGGCCTCCAACTATCGCCCCCTCCATCAATGATACCTTCTCCGGTAATAGCAATATTTTTCAGATCATATCCATAAATAGGAGATGCTGGTTGATAATTAGTGCTGGTGTTAGAAGCTTTAATGATTGGATATTGTGAATGATCTTTTGTAAAAAGTATAATGGCTCCTCTTTGAACCTCAAGGTTAATATTACTCTTAAGCTGTATAGGACCTGTGAGCCATAGACCAGCGGGTACCACTACTTTACCTCCACCAGCCGTTGCACATGCTGCAATGGTTTTTTCAAATGCTGTGGTATTTAAAGTTTGTCCATCACTTACTGCACCAAAATCTTTTATAGAAAACACTTTGTCTGAGAAAACGGGAGTAGCTACCACGGGCATTTTAAAAGGAGCATTTGCTGTATACCATGCCAGATCTTTTTTCTGTGCAGTTGCACTAAAGGCCGATATCAGCAAAAACATAAGGGGGAAAATCATTTTTCTTGAGAAATACGGCAGTACTTTATTGGATATTTTTATCATGTTTATACTTTTTCTTAACAAGCAATGTCACCAAAATTACACTTTCACCCCATGCAGGGAAAGAAAAATTGCGGCAACGTTCCCATTAATTAAGACCAAATTATATATAAAAACAGCGTAAAAGCCCTGATTTTGGGAGTTTAGCAAAGTAATAACATAACAATCTTTCCGGGTTTGTGGAAATAAAAGCATAGCTTTGCACATTAATTAATACAATACAATTTAAAATGGACACAAAAAATCAAGGAACCGTAAAATTTTTCAACGCAGAAAAAGGCTTCGGTTTTATCAAGCATGATGACTCTAACAAAGAAACCTTTGTACACGTAAGTGGTTTACTAAGCGATATCAAAGAAGGCGATAAAGTTGAGTTTGATTTGCAAGAAGGTAAAAAAGGTATGAATGCCGTTAACGTTAAATTAGTTTAATAAATTAATCTTTCTTAATAATAAGGTATTATGGGCTGCTATTGCAGCCCTTTTTATTGCCCCTGCTGTTAAATTCATCTTAAATACGAGATTATAATCCACCTTTTGACTTTAAATTTGCGTCTTTACAAACAAAACATATATGAAAAAAGCTATCCTGATACCTTTAGCAATTATAGTTTCAATAGGTTGCTTCGCCCAAAAGCAAACAACAAAGATTGTGCTTACAGGAAATCAATCACTAAAATTCACTTCTACGATAAAGGGCAATATTAGCCAGGAAGCACTTGGTCAAAGTATGGACATGGATATTGACGTTGTTAATCATAAAAACATTCTGGTTAAAAGTGTTGATAAAGAAAAATACAAGATAGATTTTACCACTACCCGTTTGAAATCTGACATCTCTTTGATGGGAACCAGCAAAAAATTTGACAGTGACAATAAAGAGGACATGAATGGTGAGATGAAAGATTTCGGAAAAGATATAAATGTAGTTAA
It contains:
- a CDS encoding glycoside hydrolase family 28 protein, which codes for MIKISNKVLPYFSRKMIFPLMFLLISAFSATAQKKDLAWYTANAPFKMPVVATPVFSDKVFSIKDFGAVSDGQTLNTTAFEKTIAACATAGGGKVVVPAGLWLTGPIQLKSNINLEVQRGAIILFTKDHSQYPIIKASNTSTNYQPASPIYGYDLKNIAITGEGIIDGGGDSWRPVKKGKTTEAQWKGLLASGGVLSKDGGLWWPSKEAMEGEDFVKQLKLKTAKPLAADYLPARDYLRPHLLFLVNCENILVEGVTIRNSPKFLFYPSKCINLTIQHANFYNEWWAQNGDAIDISACENVVVYDCNVSAGDDAICMKSSRGKSDLSDAFNLQNILIAGCNVYNGHGGFVIGSNTDGGMRNIFVTDCNFIGTDIGIRVKSNAGRGGVVKDIYICNIYMKDILHEAISFDTYYEDVPAGTVKDTIRTIRDKTPMFSDFHLSNIYCNGAEIAVSITGLPEMPITKLMFDNVVISAKKGFEASDATQLNLKSVKIITPESPIYTLNNVKGFYITDGYFPVDAKVFIKADAKSSDIKVLSTDLRNIKGALEFAAKK
- a CDS encoding cold-shock protein, which produces MDTKNQGTVKFFNAEKGFGFIKHDDSNKETFVHVSGLLSDIKEGDKVEFDLQEGKKGMNAVNVKLV